One Cupriavidus pauculus genomic window, CGTGGCGTTTCATCGAATGCCGGGCGACCCCGCCCGTGCTGTCTGGAACGATGATGACCACAGGCCGGTATCCGGGCTTGCAGGCTGGGTCCCATGTGGGTCCCGGGATAATCGCCGCCTTCCCGCGCGGTGATTTGCCGTACAGTGACTGCCGTCCGCGATCGACGCGGCCAGCGTGGCGATATCCTGATCCTGCTTACCGTTGCGGGGGCAGCACAGGCATTACCGTTTGGCCTGAGGGCAAAGACGGTTCACCTGTTTCCCGTTTAACCCATGCAAAAACGGCATGGGCACCTGCAATCGCTGATCGCGTGCGGTGCATTAGCGCGCGATTGGCGCGCATTGTACTGGGATGCAGACGTTTTGCGTGGGAATTGTTGAGGCGCCGCGCCGTGGGGGCAAAAGAGCAGGCGGGCGCCGGGTCCTACGAGGTCATTGATGCCGCGTCGCGAATTTCTGCAGCAGGCGCCCGAATTCCGCGAATTCGGTATCGGAGAACGCCTTTAACCGTTCATTGAGCACTTCCGGCGCAATCTCGGGAATCTGCTCGGCCACGGCTCTTCCCTTGTCGGTCAGTTCCAGATTGACCACACGGCGATCGTCGATACTGCGGCTGCGGGCGAGGAGACCTTTCTCTTCGAGCTTGTCCAGCATCCGCGTCATCAGGCCGCTGTCGATGCCGATCATCTTGCTGATTTCGAACGGGGTGGAGGCGGCCCCCCGCATCAGCGTCATGAGAATGCCCATTTGCTGGCCATTGATGTCGAGCGGACGCAATGCGCAGTCCATTTCCATCAGCAGGCAATTTCGGGCCTTGTTTAAGTGAAAGCCAATGCTCTGTGTGAGCAGAAAGTTATCCCTGTTGTAGTGTTTCACGGCGTCATCCCCTGAGGTCAAAGGCGGATTTTCTTCTGATCGACCTCGAATTGATGAACCGGGCCGCTATATCAGATTGTGACCAAACGGTTTGGACGGCGGACCGCCAGACGTTGTCACGCTTGACGATGGCATCCGCGACAGCATCGTCACGACTATTTTGATCGTGACTTTAAGAAAAGTGAATTAAATTTTATTGTGATACGTATTAGATACAATTTAACTGGCGATTTTGTTGACTTAAGTGCATTCCCCCCGAATGGGTGAATAATCGAAATTTAATGTTTGGACATAATGAGAATATCTTATCTGTGCCGTTTGCCAGATGATTCGGGAAAACCCGCGCCCGCCATTCCGGGGTACGAAATATGCGGGGCGCGGGTCGCTCACACCTGGATCAAATCGCCGGCGCGGCCGGGAAGTCCAGCGTGGTGTCGTTGACGCGATTGATCATATTCGTGAACAGGATCGCGCTGATGGCCTGAATCGCTTCCACAATCTGGC contains:
- a CDS encoding MarR family winged helix-turn-helix transcriptional regulator, yielding MKHYNRDNFLLTQSIGFHLNKARNCLLMEMDCALRPLDINGQQMGILMTLMRGAASTPFEISKMIGIDSGLMTRMLDKLEEKGLLARSRSIDDRRVVNLELTDKGRAVAEQIPEIAPEVLNERLKAFSDTEFAEFGRLLQKFATRHQ